A genome region from Streptomyces sp. S4.7 includes the following:
- a CDS encoding alpha/beta hydrolase — protein MVTTRTLDVPGAHLRYEVRGSGPFLVLTGAPMSGAHFAPLADALAAEYTVVTHDPRGISGSTLDDPAQDSTPELRADDLAAILDDLGAESAHVFGSSGGAVTGLALVARHPARVRTLVAHEPPVLELLPDAAERRAETDDIVETFHREGPGPAFAKFMATAGMAPGEEGAPAEPPGEPSAQDMADVARFLGHELRGTARYLPDIDALKAGPARVVIGIGATSGQLLTYRTSTELADRLGSQPAEFPGGHGGFVEVPGEFAEVLRKVLVG, from the coding sequence ATGGTCACCACCCGCACACTCGACGTCCCCGGCGCGCACCTGCGGTACGAGGTACGGGGCTCCGGCCCCTTCCTGGTGCTCACCGGCGCGCCCATGAGCGGCGCGCACTTCGCACCGCTGGCCGACGCGCTCGCCGCCGAGTACACCGTCGTCACCCACGACCCCAGAGGCATCTCCGGCAGCACGCTGGACGACCCGGCGCAGGACTCCACCCCCGAGCTGCGCGCGGACGACCTCGCCGCGATCCTGGACGACCTGGGCGCCGAGTCGGCCCATGTGTTCGGCAGCAGCGGCGGCGCCGTGACCGGGCTCGCGCTGGTCGCGCGGCACCCGGCGCGGGTACGGACCCTCGTCGCGCACGAACCGCCCGTGCTGGAGCTGCTGCCCGACGCGGCGGAGCGGCGCGCGGAGACGGACGACATCGTCGAGACGTTCCACCGGGAGGGTCCCGGGCCGGCGTTCGCGAAGTTCATGGCGACCGCGGGGATGGCGCCCGGCGAGGAAGGTGCCCCCGCCGAGCCGCCCGGCGAGCCCTCCGCCCAGGACATGGCGGACGTGGCGCGCTTCCTCGGCCACGAACTGCGGGGCACCGCCCGCTACCTGCCGGACATCGACGCGCTGAAGGCCGGACCGGCCCGGGTCGTGATCGGCATCGGCGCGACGTCGGGCCAACTGCTCACGTACCGCACATCGACGGAGCTGGCCGACCGGCTCGGCTCCCAACCGGCCGAATTCCCGGGCGGGCACGGCGGGTTCGTCGAGGTGCCGGGGGAGTTCGCGGAGGTGCTGCGGAAGGTGCTCGTAGGCTGA
- a CDS encoding SDR family NAD(P)-dependent oxidoreductase, whose translation MRRFENHGVLITAAGRGIGEAIARRLAAEGARVLLTDVDGERAERAAELIDGAEPYVCDVADRASVEAAVAYAAERFGSLDVLVNNAYSCTPDVPLFEDEPDDEWARDIDLTLTGAFRCARAALPHLAASGRGAIVSIGSVNGEQDFGGHAYSAAKAGLASLTRTLAGHAAPRGVRVNLVAPGTIHTEGWKGREANLERAAPHYPAGRVGLPDDVASAVAFLASSDAGWITGVTLPVDGGILSANVALRRALAGAPAPAVPE comes from the coding sequence ATGAGGCGATTCGAGAATCACGGCGTACTGATCACCGCCGCCGGGCGCGGCATCGGCGAGGCGATCGCCCGACGGCTGGCCGCCGAGGGCGCGCGGGTTCTGCTCACGGACGTGGACGGGGAACGGGCCGAGCGGGCGGCCGAGTTGATCGACGGCGCGGAGCCGTACGTGTGCGACGTCGCCGACCGCGCCTCGGTCGAGGCGGCCGTGGCGTACGCCGCCGAGCGCTTCGGCTCGCTCGACGTCCTGGTCAACAACGCGTACTCCTGCACCCCGGACGTGCCGCTCTTCGAGGACGAGCCGGACGATGAGTGGGCCCGCGACATCGATCTCACCCTGACCGGGGCCTTCCGCTGCGCACGGGCGGCGCTGCCGCACCTCGCGGCGTCGGGGCGCGGCGCGATCGTGAGCATCGGCTCCGTCAACGGCGAACAGGACTTCGGCGGCCACGCCTACAGCGCGGCGAAGGCCGGCCTCGCGAGTCTCACCCGGACCCTGGCGGGCCACGCGGCGCCGCGCGGGGTCCGCGTCAACCTCGTCGCACCCGGCACGATCCACACGGAGGGCTGGAAGGGCCGCGAGGCCAATCTGGAACGCGCGGCGCCCCACTACCCGGCGGGCCGGGTGGGCCTGCCGGACGACGTCGCGTCGGCGGTGGCGTTCCTGGCGTCGTCGGACGCGGGCTGGATCACGGGGGTGACGCTGCCGGTGGACGGAGGGATCCTGTCGGCGAACGTGGCGCTGCGCAGAGCGCTGGCGGGGGCGCCGGCCCCGGCTGTCCCGGAGTAG
- a CDS encoding serine hydrolase domain-containing protein — protein sequence MSGIVGVADVQGTVAAGFEPVKDAFVRNFRERGERGAAVAVYRDGHKVVDLWAGTRDVDGAEPWAVDTAQIVHSATKGVAAAVPLLLHQRGRIDLDAPVGTYWPEFKAAGKERVLVRHLLSHRAGVPVLDRPLSPAEALDGESGAHALAAQRPVWEPGTDHGYHAYTYGWLVAELVRRVTGRSVGRWIADEIARPLGLDFWIGLPPEEAHRVGRIGRIEEPAGGGGELRLRVKRSVAEAYKDPQSLTRRAFGAIDPLPDLNSAAYRAAEMPASGGISTARALARCYAAMIGPVDGPRYGYRGGERLFAPATLTLARTEESAGPDRVLVVGTRFGLGFMLHGAGTPLLGPGSFGHPGSGGSLGFADPESGIAFGYVTNGMRKGVTADPRAQALVRAVRSASRGTSS from the coding sequence ATGAGCGGGATCGTAGGCGTCGCTGACGTCCAGGGCACGGTGGCCGCGGGCTTCGAACCCGTCAAGGACGCCTTCGTACGGAACTTCCGGGAGCGCGGTGAACGGGGCGCCGCCGTCGCCGTCTACCGGGACGGGCACAAGGTCGTCGACCTGTGGGCCGGCACGCGCGACGTCGACGGCGCGGAGCCCTGGGCCGTGGACACCGCGCAGATCGTCCACTCCGCCACCAAGGGCGTCGCCGCCGCCGTACCGCTGCTGCTGCACCAGCGCGGACGCATCGACCTGGACGCTCCGGTGGGCACCTACTGGCCCGAGTTCAAGGCGGCGGGCAAGGAACGGGTCCTCGTACGGCACCTGTTGTCGCACCGCGCCGGCGTGCCCGTGCTCGACCGGCCGCTCAGCCCCGCCGAAGCCCTCGACGGCGAGTCGGGCGCCCACGCGCTGGCCGCGCAGCGGCCCGTCTGGGAGCCGGGCACCGACCACGGCTACCACGCCTACACCTACGGCTGGCTCGTCGCCGAGCTGGTGAGACGCGTCACAGGCCGCTCCGTCGGCCGGTGGATCGCGGACGAGATCGCCCGCCCGCTCGGCCTGGACTTCTGGATCGGGCTGCCCCCCGAGGAGGCGCACCGGGTGGGCCGGATCGGCCGGATCGAGGAGCCCGCCGGTGGCGGTGGTGAGCTGCGGCTGCGCGTGAAGCGCTCGGTCGCCGAGGCGTACAAGGACCCGCAGTCGCTCACCCGGCGGGCGTTCGGCGCGATCGATCCGCTGCCGGACCTCAACAGCGCCGCCTACCGCGCCGCCGAGATGCCCGCGAGCGGCGGCATCTCCACCGCGCGTGCGCTGGCGCGCTGTTACGCGGCGATGATCGGCCCCGTGGACGGCCCCCGGTACGGCTACCGGGGCGGCGAGCGGCTGTTCGCCCCCGCGACGCTGACCCTCGCCCGTACCGAGGAATCGGCCGGCCCCGACCGGGTGCTGGTCGTCGGCACCCGCTTCGGCCTCGGCTTCATGCTGCACGGAGCGGGCACGCCGCTGCTGGGCCCCGGCTCCTTCGGGCACCCGGGAAGCGGCGGCTCGCTCGGCTTCGCGGACCCCGAGTCGGGCATCGCCTTCGGCTATGTCACCAACGGGATGCGCAAGGGAGTGACGGCGGACCCCCGGGCCCAGGCACTGGTGCGAGCCGTCAGGTCGGCGTCCCGGGGGACGTCCTCCTGA
- a CDS encoding ABC transporter ATP-binding protein, whose protein sequence is MSTQSQDQPKQPSPPPSLEVRGLAYAYPDGHQALFGVDLTVARGERVALLGPNGAGKTTLVLHLNGIHTAGAGSVTVAGLPVAKQHLAEIRRRVGIVFQDPDDQLFMPTVREDVAFGPATSGLRGAELEARVVAALTQVGMAEYADRPPHHLSFGQRRRVAVATVLAMEPEILVLDEPSSNLDPASRRELADILRALDVTVLMVTHDLPYALELCPRAVILSEGVIAADGPTRELLGDRELMGAHRLELPFGFDPGTVPSH, encoded by the coding sequence ATGAGCACGCAGTCCCAGGACCAGCCGAAGCAGCCGTCCCCGCCGCCCTCTCTCGAAGTGCGCGGGCTCGCCTACGCCTACCCCGACGGCCACCAGGCCCTCTTCGGCGTCGACCTGACCGTCGCCCGCGGCGAGCGGGTCGCCCTGCTCGGACCCAACGGCGCCGGGAAGACCACCCTCGTCCTGCACCTCAACGGCATCCACACCGCCGGCGCCGGGTCCGTCACCGTCGCCGGGCTGCCCGTCGCGAAACAGCACCTCGCCGAGATTCGCCGCCGCGTCGGCATCGTCTTCCAGGACCCCGACGACCAGCTGTTCATGCCCACGGTGCGCGAGGACGTGGCCTTCGGACCCGCCACGTCCGGACTGCGCGGCGCGGAGCTGGAGGCGAGGGTCGTCGCCGCGCTCACACAGGTGGGCATGGCCGAGTACGCGGACCGGCCGCCGCACCATCTCTCCTTCGGCCAGCGCCGCCGGGTCGCCGTCGCGACGGTCCTGGCGATGGAGCCCGAGATCCTCGTACTCGACGAGCCCTCGTCCAACCTCGACCCCGCGTCGCGCCGTGAACTCGCCGACATCCTGCGGGCGTTGGACGTCACCGTCCTGATGGTCACCCATGACCTGCCGTACGCGCTGGAGCTGTGCCCGCGCGCCGTGATCCTCAGCGAAGGTGTCATCGCCGCCGACGGGCCGACCCGCGAACTGCTGGGCGACAGGGAGCTGATGGGCGCGCACCGGCTGGAGTTGCCGTTCGGTTTCGACCCCGGGACGGTCCCGTCGCACTGA
- the cbiQ gene encoding cobalt ECF transporter T component CbiQ: MGAGHAHRLYRQGRSPVHALPPHCKLAAVLCFVLVVVSTPREAVWAFGLYAVLLAAVAAIARVPAGFLLRRMLIEVPFVAFAVLMPFVVPGEQVTFLGLSLSVPGLWGAWNVLAKGTLGVAASVLLASTTELRALLLGLQRLRLPPMLVQIASFMIRYGDVITDELRRMSIARRSRGFEARGVRHWGVLGKSAGALFIRSYERGERVHLAMTSRGYTGTMPVIDETTASRAQWTSAAALPLSALAVCLLGWTL; the protein is encoded by the coding sequence ATGGGGGCGGGCCACGCCCACAGGCTCTACCGGCAGGGGCGGTCGCCGGTCCACGCGCTGCCGCCGCACTGCAAGCTCGCCGCCGTCCTGTGCTTCGTGCTCGTCGTGGTCTCCACCCCGCGCGAGGCCGTGTGGGCCTTCGGCCTGTACGCGGTACTGCTCGCCGCCGTCGCCGCGATCGCCCGCGTCCCGGCCGGGTTCCTGCTGCGCCGCATGCTGATCGAGGTCCCGTTCGTGGCCTTCGCCGTCCTCATGCCGTTCGTGGTGCCCGGCGAGCAGGTCACCTTCCTCGGGCTCTCGTTGAGCGTCCCCGGCCTCTGGGGCGCCTGGAACGTGCTGGCCAAGGGGACGCTGGGCGTCGCCGCCTCCGTACTCCTCGCCTCCACCACCGAACTGCGCGCGCTGCTGCTCGGGCTGCAACGGCTCCGGCTCCCGCCGATGCTCGTCCAGATCGCGTCGTTCATGATCCGCTACGGCGACGTGATCACCGACGAGCTGCGCCGGATGTCGATCGCCCGCCGCTCGCGCGGGTTCGAGGCACGCGGCGTACGGCACTGGGGGGTGCTCGGCAAATCCGCCGGCGCGCTGTTCATCCGTTCCTACGAGCGCGGTGAGCGGGTGCACCTGGCGATGACGAGCCGCGGCTACACGGGCACGATGCCGGTCATCGACGAGACGACGGCCTCCCGCGCGCAGTGGACGTCCGCCGCCGCACTCCCGCTCTCGGCGCTCGCGGTCTGTCTGCTTGGCTGGACACTATGA
- a CDS encoding energy-coupling factor ABC transporter permease yields the protein MHVPDGMINLPVSAAAGVVAAGAVAVSLRGARRELGDGPLAEGHGAERTAPLAGLVAAFVFAVQMLNFPVAAGTSGHLLGGALAAILVGPFTGVLCIAVVLLMQGILFADGGLTALGVNITVMGVVTVLVSYGIFRALLRVLPKGRHSVTGSAFVAALVSVPAAAAAFTLLYAIGGTTDVPIGKVLTAMVGVHVLIGIGEAAITALTVGAVIAVRPDLVHGARGLAAPLKLRVDGELIDAPAAPAPTVPATAPAAARSPRGLLAAGLGTALLLAGVVSFYASANPDGLEKVAADKGFDKNVDEHAAADSPLADYGIADISDSRLSGGLAGVIGVGATVVVGSGVFYAVHRRRTTRNASAPTSAERA from the coding sequence ATGCATGTCCCCGACGGAATGATCAACCTGCCGGTGTCGGCCGCCGCCGGCGTCGTCGCGGCCGGGGCCGTGGCGGTCAGCCTGCGCGGCGCACGCCGCGAGCTGGGCGACGGACCCCTCGCCGAGGGCCACGGCGCGGAGCGCACCGCGCCCCTCGCGGGTCTCGTCGCGGCCTTCGTCTTCGCCGTACAGATGCTGAACTTCCCCGTCGCGGCCGGCACCAGCGGGCATCTGCTCGGCGGGGCGCTGGCGGCGATACTCGTCGGCCCCTTCACCGGGGTGCTCTGCATCGCCGTCGTCCTGCTGATGCAGGGAATCCTCTTCGCGGACGGCGGACTCACCGCGCTCGGCGTGAACATCACGGTCATGGGCGTCGTGACGGTGCTCGTCTCGTACGGGATCTTCCGGGCCCTCCTCCGGGTCCTGCCGAAGGGGCGCCACTCGGTGACCGGGTCCGCGTTCGTCGCCGCCCTGGTGTCGGTGCCGGCCGCCGCCGCTGCCTTCACCCTCCTCTACGCGATCGGCGGGACCACCGATGTCCCGATCGGCAAGGTGCTCACCGCGATGGTCGGCGTGCACGTCCTCATCGGCATCGGCGAGGCTGCGATCACCGCGCTGACGGTCGGGGCGGTCATCGCCGTACGCCCGGACCTGGTCCACGGGGCACGCGGGCTCGCCGCGCCGCTCAAGCTGCGGGTGGACGGTGAACTGATCGACGCGCCCGCCGCACCCGCGCCCACCGTGCCCGCGACCGCGCCGGCCGCGGCGCGCTCGCCGCGCGGGCTGCTGGCGGCCGGCCTCGGCACGGCCCTCCTGCTCGCCGGCGTCGTCTCCTTCTACGCCTCCGCCAACCCCGACGGCCTGGAGAAGGTCGCCGCCGACAAGGGCTTCGACAAGAACGTCGACGAGCACGCCGCCGCCGACTCGCCCCTCGCCGACTACGGCATCGCGGACATCTCCGACTCCCGGCTCTCCGGCGGCCTCGCGGGCGTCATCGGCGTCGGCGCGACGGTCGTCGTCGGCAGCGGGGTCTTCTACGCCGTCCACCGCCGCCGTACGACGCGGAACGCGTCCGCCCCGACCTCCGCCGAGCGGGCCTGA
- a CDS encoding SsgA family sporulation/cell division regulator, whose protein sequence is MPAVVEQPAKVRLITDTPHHRRLSVTLRYDSADPLAVRVAFPAEVSRDDGEVVWAFARELLEAGLRTPSGEGDVRVWPCGRAQTMLEFHSPDGVALIQFDTAALRRFLRLTHQTVPAGEERYPLRAKRGLDRLLHNS, encoded by the coding sequence ATGCCAGCCGTCGTAGAGCAGCCCGCCAAGGTCCGCCTCATCACGGACACCCCCCACCACCGGCGCCTCTCGGTCACCCTCCGCTACGACAGCGCCGATCCGCTGGCCGTCCGCGTCGCCTTCCCCGCCGAGGTGTCACGCGACGACGGCGAGGTGGTGTGGGCTTTCGCCCGCGAGCTGCTGGAAGCGGGACTGCGTACGCCGTCGGGCGAGGGAGATGTACGCGTCTGGCCCTGCGGCCGGGCCCAGACGATGCTCGAATTCCACTCACCGGACGGTGTGGCACTGATCCAGTTCGACACCGCCGCACTGCGCCGCTTCCTGCGGCTGACACACCAGACGGTCCCGGCCGGCGAGGAGCGCTACCCACTGCGCGCCAAGCGCGGCCTGGACCGCCTGCTGCACAACTCCTAG
- a CDS encoding MMPL family transporter produces the protein MATFLYRLGRFAFRRRNLVALVWVALLALAGVGAASASTATSSSFSIPGTEAQKAFDLLEERFPGGSADGATARVVFKAPDGGKMTSAANKAEVEKIVDELPAGSDQIARVTDPYTAKAVSQDGSTAYVSITYKVSSMELTEETRTALEETGADARDAGLTVEIGGDALQAVPETGATEVIGVSVAAVVLVITFGSLIAAGLPLLTALIGVGIGVSTITALAGVMDLGSTTGILAMMIGLAVGIDYALFIVSRYRAELTEGREPEEAAGRAAGTAGSAVVFAGLTVVIALVGLSVVNIPMLTKMGIAAAGTVVIAVVVALTLVPAVLGFAGRRVQGKKVRERHERERAASADGKVAEGKPNMGTRWARFVLRRPVAVLLAGVVGLGIIAVPATSLEMGLPDDGSQPTSTTQRKAYDMLSDGFGPGFNGPLLVVVDGKGDDNAKQTAGRVTDAVKDLKGVAAVTPATYNKAGDTATITVVPKDRPSSVETENLVHAIRDAGGEIASDSEAKVLVTGATAMNTDFSEKMNDALLPYLALVVGLAFLLLMLVFRSVLVPLKAALGFLLSVVAALGAVVAVFQWGWLSGLFGVEQTGPVMSMMPIFMVGVVFGLAMDYEVFLVTRMREAYVHGERPGQAIVTGFRHGARVVTAAAVIMMAVFAGFIGSGESMIKMIGFSLAIAVFFDAFVVRMAIVPAVLALLGSKAWWLPRWLDRLLPNVDVEGEQLRKMLEKESDGAGRDAGPGPEKELVRV, from the coding sequence GTGGCCACGTTCCTGTACAGACTCGGACGGTTCGCCTTCCGACGCCGAAATCTCGTCGCCCTCGTATGGGTGGCGCTGCTGGCCCTGGCCGGCGTCGGCGCCGCATCCGCGTCCACCGCGACCTCCAGCTCCTTCTCCATTCCGGGGACGGAGGCCCAGAAGGCCTTCGACCTGCTGGAGGAGCGCTTCCCCGGCGGCAGCGCCGACGGAGCGACGGCCCGTGTCGTCTTCAAGGCCCCGGACGGCGGGAAGATGACCTCCGCCGCCAACAAGGCCGAGGTCGAGAAGATCGTCGACGAGCTGCCGGCCGGCTCGGACCAGATCGCGCGGGTCACCGACCCGTACACGGCCAAGGCCGTCTCGCAGGACGGTTCGACGGCCTACGTGTCCATCACGTACAAGGTCAGCTCCATGGAGCTGACCGAGGAGACCCGCACCGCGCTGGAGGAGACCGGGGCCGACGCGCGGGACGCGGGCCTGACGGTCGAGATCGGCGGGGACGCGCTCCAGGCCGTACCGGAGACCGGGGCCACCGAGGTCATCGGCGTCTCCGTCGCCGCCGTCGTACTCGTCATCACCTTCGGCTCGCTGATCGCGGCGGGGCTGCCACTGCTCACCGCGCTCATCGGCGTCGGGATCGGTGTCTCGACCATCACGGCGCTGGCCGGTGTGATGGACCTCGGCTCCACCACCGGCATTCTCGCGATGATGATCGGCCTCGCCGTCGGCATCGACTACGCCCTGTTCATCGTCTCGCGCTACCGGGCGGAGCTGACGGAGGGGCGTGAACCGGAGGAAGCCGCCGGGCGGGCCGCCGGGACGGCGGGATCCGCGGTCGTCTTCGCGGGGCTCACCGTCGTCATCGCGCTCGTCGGGCTCTCCGTCGTCAACATCCCGATGCTCACCAAGATGGGCATCGCCGCCGCCGGTACGGTCGTCATCGCCGTCGTCGTCGCGCTCACGCTCGTCCCGGCCGTGCTGGGATTCGCGGGCAGGCGCGTGCAGGGCAAGAAGGTGCGCGAGCGGCACGAACGGGAGCGGGCGGCGTCGGCCGACGGCAAGGTGGCCGAGGGCAAGCCCAACATGGGCACCCGCTGGGCCCGCTTCGTGCTGCGCCGCCCCGTCGCCGTGCTCCTGGCCGGGGTCGTGGGCCTCGGCATCATCGCCGTACCGGCGACCTCGCTGGAGATGGGTCTGCCCGACGACGGATCGCAGCCGACGAGCACGACGCAGCGCAAGGCGTACGACATGCTGTCCGACGGCTTCGGCCCCGGCTTCAACGGCCCGCTGCTGGTCGTCGTGGACGGCAAGGGCGACGACAACGCCAAGCAGACCGCGGGGCGGGTCACCGACGCCGTGAAGGACCTGAAGGGCGTCGCGGCCGTCACCCCGGCCACGTACAACAAGGCCGGTGACACCGCCACGATCACGGTCGTCCCGAAGGACCGTCCCTCGTCGGTGGAGACGGAGAACCTGGTCCACGCCATCCGCGACGCGGGCGGCGAGATCGCCTCCGACAGCGAGGCGAAGGTCCTGGTGACCGGCGCCACCGCGATGAACACCGACTTCTCCGAGAAGATGAACGACGCGCTGCTGCCCTATCTCGCGCTCGTCGTGGGTCTGGCGTTCCTGCTGCTGATGCTCGTCTTCCGGTCGGTCCTGGTACCGCTCAAGGCGGCCCTCGGGTTCCTGCTGTCGGTCGTCGCCGCGCTCGGCGCGGTGGTCGCGGTCTTCCAGTGGGGCTGGCTCTCGGGTCTGTTCGGCGTCGAGCAGACCGGTCCCGTCATGTCGATGATGCCGATCTTCATGGTGGGTGTGGTCTTCGGTCTCGCCATGGACTACGAGGTCTTCCTGGTCACCCGGATGCGGGAGGCGTACGTCCACGGGGAGCGCCCCGGCCAGGCGATCGTCACCGGTTTCCGGCACGGGGCGCGGGTCGTCACCGCCGCCGCGGTGATCATGATGGCGGTCTTCGCGGGCTTCATCGGCTCCGGCGAGTCCATGATCAAGATGATCGGCTTCTCGCTCGCCATCGCCGTCTTCTTCGACGCGTTCGTGGTCCGGATGGCCATCGTCCCGGCGGTGCTCGCGCTGCTCGGCAGCAAGGCGTGGTGGCTGCCCCGCTGGCTGGACAGGCTGCTGCCGAACGTGGACGTGGAGGGGGAGCAGCTGCGGAAGATGCTGGAGAAGGAGTCCGACGGCGCGGGCCGGGACGCCGGGCCCGGCCCGGAGAAGGAGCTGGTGCGGGTCTGA
- a CDS encoding TetR/AcrR family transcriptional regulator, whose protein sequence is MARTRLTPERESELYSAVLDLLREVGYDALTMDAVAGRTHSSKATLYRQWGSKPELVARALRHNKPADVAQIDTGSLRGDFHAMVSMADDCQMERDTALMRGLVHAVHTNPDLHQALRELLIEPELNGLSVFLSRAVDRGEISADQPALKYVTHMLVGAFVARQLVEDRSVDQAFLRDYLDAVVLPALGV, encoded by the coding sequence ATGGCACGCACCAGACTCACGCCGGAGCGCGAGAGCGAGTTGTACTCAGCCGTGCTCGACCTGCTGCGCGAGGTCGGCTACGACGCCCTCACCATGGACGCCGTCGCCGGCCGCACCCACTCCAGCAAGGCCACCCTCTACCGCCAGTGGGGGAGCAAGCCGGAGCTCGTCGCACGGGCCCTGCGCCACAACAAGCCGGCCGATGTCGCACAGATCGACACCGGCTCGCTGCGCGGGGACTTCCACGCCATGGTCTCGATGGCCGACGACTGTCAGATGGAACGGGACACCGCGCTGATGCGGGGTCTGGTCCATGCCGTCCACACCAACCCCGATCTCCACCAGGCCCTGCGCGAACTCCTCATCGAGCCCGAGCTGAACGGGCTGAGCGTGTTCCTGAGCCGTGCCGTGGACCGGGGTGAGATCAGCGCGGACCAACCCGCGCTGAAGTACGTCACACACATGCTGGTCGGCGCCTTCGTCGCCCGGCAGCTCGTCGAGGACCGCTCTGTCGACCAGGCGTTCCTCCGCGATTACCTCGACGCCGTGGTTCTCCCCGCCCTCGGCGTCTGA